In 'Nostoc azollae' 0708, the following are encoded in one genomic region:
- a CDS encoding alpha/beta fold hydrolase, which translates to MTTITSQNLQPLEKQLWTWRDYSIQYTVMGSGQPLVLIHGFGASIGHWRKNIPVLADVGYQVFALDLLGFGGSDKAAIDYSMEVWAELLKDFWNAHIQTPAIFIGNSIGALLSLIVLAEYPEIATGGVLINCAGGLSHRPNELNPVLRVVMATFNKLVANPITGKFVFNRIRQKSQIRRTLYQVYCDHHAVTGELVDLLYTPSCDPGAQQVFASILTAPPGPTPEELLLKVQYPLLVIWGANDPWTPITGAQIYEEARENGKDIKIVPIPGVGHCPHDEVPEVVNAQIIDWLAQKVLESVG; encoded by the coding sequence ATGACGACCATAACAAGCCAGAATTTACAACCATTGGAAAAACAGCTTTGGACTTGGCGAGATTACAGCATTCAATATACTGTGATGGGTAGTGGTCAGCCGTTGGTACTGATTCACGGTTTTGGTGCTTCCATTGGTCACTGGCGCAAAAATATTCCGGTTTTAGCTGATGTTGGTTATCAGGTCTTTGCTTTGGATTTGTTGGGTTTTGGTGGTTCTGATAAAGCAGCCATAGATTATAGCATGGAAGTCTGGGCAGAACTATTAAAAGATTTTTGGAATGCACATATCCAAACACCAGCGATATTTATTGGGAATTCCATTGGCGCACTTTTGAGTTTAATTGTGTTAGCAGAATACCCAGAAATTGCTACTGGTGGTGTGTTAATCAACTGTGCGGGTGGTTTGAGTCACCGTCCCAATGAACTGAACCCAGTTCTCCGAGTTGTCATGGCCACTTTTAATAAGTTGGTAGCTAACCCTATCACTGGTAAATTCGTGTTTAACCGCATTCGCCAAAAATCGCAAATTCGTCGCACATTGTATCAAGTATATTGCGATCACCATGCAGTAACTGGTGAACTCGTTGATTTACTCTATACACCATCCTGTGATCCAGGAGCGCAACAAGTTTTTGCTTCCATCCTCACTGCACCTCCCGGCCCCACTCCAGAGGAGTTATTGCTTAAGGTACAATATCCTTTATTAGTAATTTGGGGTGCTAATGATCCTTGGACACCAATTACTGGGGCTCAGATTTATGAAGAGGCGCGTGAAAATGGCAAAGATATCAAAATTGTGCCTATTCCTGGTGTCGGTCATTGTCCCCATGACGAAGTTCCAGAAGTTGTCAATGCTCAAATTATAGATTGGTTAGCACAAAAAGTTTTGGAGTCGGTAGGGTAA
- a CDS encoding Uma2 family endonuclease: protein MDFPIYKWQEDNIPPQVVFEILSPSNTKSEIERKLLFYDRYGVQEYYYI, encoded by the coding sequence ATAGACTTTCCTATCTACAAATGGCAAGAAGATAATATTCCACCTCAAGTAGTATTTGAAATTCTTTCTCCCAGCAATACAAAATCGGAAATAGAGAGAAAATTACTTTTCTATGATCGTTATGGAGTGCAAGAATACTATTATATATGA
- a CDS encoding protein kinase domain-containing protein — MVYLQKHTPPIIHRDIKPENILVDKKLNIYLVDFGLAKLQDTKVDLSTFVAGTPGFIPPEEQFGHGLTEASDLYSLGATLICLLTNTHAKDIGQLMDDNYGFNCQKLLPHLSLSFRSWLRKMVEPNQKQRYTNAADALKELKPIRLLTSGKKIDYLVSAIDHKETIAMLGLATLGILATLGTNLMVYQPGNAINSNAQFKLNITDNIPKMR; from the coding sequence TTGGTTTATCTACAAAAACATACACCTCCGATTATTCATCGAGATATTAAACCAGAAAATATTTTAGTAGATAAAAAATTAAACATTTATCTTGTTGATTTTGGGTTAGCGAAACTCCAAGATACTAAAGTAGATTTGAGTACCTTTGTAGCAGGTACTCCTGGATTCATACCACCAGAAGAACAATTTGGTCATGGGTTAACAGAAGCTTCAGATTTATATAGTTTAGGTGCAACATTAATTTGCTTACTAACTAATACCCATGCTAAAGATATCGGTCAATTAATGGATGACAACTATGGCTTCAATTGTCAGAAATTACTTCCTCATCTCAGTCTAAGTTTTCGGTCATGGTTAAGAAAAATGGTAGAACCTAACCAGAAACAACGCTATACTAATGCTGCGGATGCTTTAAAGGAACTCAAGCCAATTCGTCTGCTTACTTCAGGAAAAAAGATAGATTATTTAGTTTCAGCAATAGATCATAAAGAAACTATAGCTATGCTAGGGTTAGCTACTCTGGGAATATTAGCTACACTAGGAACTAATTTGATGGTTTATCAACCTGGTAATGCTATTAATTCCAATGCTCAATTTAAGCTAAATATCACAGATAATATTCCTAAAATGCGTTAA
- a CDS encoding DUF350 domain-containing protein, whose translation MFRFLVGIPWLADLILVPGVKISDEIVNQEIPNVGAGLIEAFAYIAASFVITWCF comes from the coding sequence TTGTTTAGGTTCCTAGTAGGAATTCCTTGGTTAGCAGATTTAATTTTAGTTCCTGGTGTGAAAATTTCTGACGAAATTGTAAATCAAGAAATACCAAATGTGGGTGCAGGTTTAATAGAGGCTTTTGCGTATATTGCTGCTTCTTTTGTAATTACTTGGTGCTTTTAA
- a CDS encoding C4-dicarboxylate ABC transporter, with amino-acid sequence MNIFIYLLTPLGGVLSYCSLLRIAFDAIFGALLFLQCLFSLHMFLFMLPWIFSLRNFSLWEFRVPNVGYKVW; translated from the coding sequence TTGAATATCTTCATTTATCTGTTGACTCCTCTGGGCGGTGTTCTTTCTTATTGCTCCTTATTGAGGATAGCTTTTGATGCTATTTTTGGTGCTTTACTGTTTCTCCAATGCCTTTTTTCACTGCATATGTTTCTTTTTATGCTCCCTTGGATTTTTTCTCTCCGTAATTTCTCTCTGTGGGAGTTTAGGGTGCCGAATGTGGGTTATAAGGTGTGGTAA
- a CDS encoding S-layer homology domain-containing protein, whose protein sequence is MNTMILSILTHFRKVAIAAVSVIGLSVTHYTLAASHLSATVTSKPSGDSQQLLAQKPTREVVDTDRTTTIGGETVTTTTATTVKREKSGFTLYIWQPGGTISEVIARVSIKDKHGNRFNKERFLGDYKYKIKQKAKFVNGFKLGDRIVVRLYDTRNRFIGYTEFACLPYHTAVNLILSANPIQDQVVRVFYGVDNNEDSIVDRDATISYDYFTRLHKQKVTFLETSENIKITQYQAAGFSNVAKTSVYPVSFSEGDFALVGKSISTVDSNLAKAITAVPGTLVQLTQLSNNPTYQLSQLLSKYRSIGVAKGIQVTFSDISKDYWAKDYIAELAAMEIIEGFPDGTFRPNAPVTRAQLATLLQKTFIKSKIRPAIAFRDIPKGYWAEDAIRETYEMGFFTILDLDRKNFNPTRKLTRLDVLITLAKGLNYKFTGSIKDIVSIYNDASSIKSEHRNFIAALTQNGVVVNFPNIKLLNGKKVATRAEVCALLYRAMVSAGEAADFASKYTIRPVKPDMTGERRR, encoded by the coding sequence ATGAATACTATGATTCTAAGTATACTGACTCATTTTAGGAAAGTCGCTATTGCCGCAGTTTCTGTTATAGGGTTGTCGGTAACACATTATACTTTGGCAGCATCACATTTATCTGCTACAGTCACATCAAAACCTAGTGGTGATAGTCAGCAGCTTTTAGCACAAAAACCTACTCGTGAAGTAGTAGATACAGATAGGACAACAACTATTGGAGGGGAAACTGTAACTACTACTACTGCTACCACTGTAAAGAGGGAAAAATCAGGATTTACTCTTTATATTTGGCAACCAGGAGGAACAATTTCCGAAGTAATTGCCCGTGTTTCCATTAAAGATAAACATGGTAACAGGTTTAATAAAGAAAGATTTTTAGGTGATTACAAATATAAAATTAAGCAGAAAGCCAAATTTGTGAATGGGTTTAAATTGGGTGATCGCATAGTTGTAAGATTGTATGATACCCGAAATCGTTTTATTGGCTACACAGAATTTGCGTGCTTACCCTACCATACAGCCGTCAACTTGATTTTATCCGCCAACCCCATACAAGATCAAGTAGTTCGTGTCTTTTATGGCGTTGATAACAACGAAGATAGCATCGTTGACAGAGATGCCACCATTAGCTACGATTACTTCACCCGACTCCATAAGCAAAAAGTTACCTTTCTCGAAACTTCGGAAAACATTAAAATCACCCAATACCAAGCCGCAGGATTTTCCAACGTAGCTAAAACCAGCGTTTATCCTGTATCCTTCAGCGAAGGAGATTTCGCCTTAGTAGGAAAATCCATTAGCACCGTTGATTCAAACCTAGCAAAAGCTATAACAGCCGTTCCTGGCACTTTAGTACAGCTAACTCAACTTAGCAATAACCCGACATATCAACTCAGCCAGTTATTGAGTAAATATCGTTCAATAGGTGTAGCCAAAGGTATCCAAGTCACATTTTCCGATATCTCCAAAGACTACTGGGCTAAAGACTATATCGCTGAATTAGCAGCAATGGAAATTATCGAGGGTTTCCCCGATGGTACTTTTCGACCTAATGCCCCAGTCACACGCGCCCAATTAGCCACCCTGTTGCAAAAAACCTTTATCAAAAGCAAAATTCGTCCAGCAATAGCCTTTAGAGATATTCCTAAAGGATATTGGGCTGAAGATGCCATCCGTGAAACTTATGAAATGGGCTTTTTCACCATCCTTGATCTTGATAGGAAAAACTTCAACCCCACACGAAAGCTTACTCGCTTAGATGTTTTAATCACATTAGCCAAGGGATTGAATTATAAATTCACCGGCTCCATAAAAGATATCGTATCAATTTATAACGATGCCTCCAGCATCAAAAGCGAACACCGTAATTTCATCGCTGCCCTAACACAAAATGGTGTAGTTGTCAACTTTCCTAATATTAAATTGCTGAATGGTAAAAAAGTTGCTACCAGAGCAGAAGTTTGTGCATTATTATACAGAGCAATGGTGAGTGCTGGTGAAGCAGCTGATTTCGCTTCCAAATATACCATCAGGCCAGTTAAACCAGACATGACAGGTGAGAGAAGGCGTTGA
- a CDS encoding S-adenosylmethionine decarboxylase produces the protein MSESHIVLHFCPEENKVTIDIHICDSQQENLAKAQLLTQILAKEISNSE, from the coding sequence TTGTCAGAATCTCATATAGTACTGCACTTTTGTCCAGAAGAAAATAAAGTGACAATTGATATTCATATATGTGATTCTCAACAAGAGAATTTAGCAAAAGCGCAACTTTTAACACAGATACTCGCAAAAGAAATCAGCAATTCTGAATAG